In Candida orthopsilosis Co 90-125, chromosome 6 draft sequence, the following are encoded in one genomic region:
- a CDS encoding Gep4 protein (S. cerevisiae homolog GEP4 has phosphatidylglycerophosphatase activity, has role in phosphorylated carbohydrate dephosphorylation, cardiolipin biosynthetic process and localizes to mitochondrial matrix), with translation MAPSLNLSATLNVSRLLYNPGLCLPHITFKSFDQLTLPFQIPGHSNVKIKGVVLDKDNCFAKDHDDKVWPAYDSTWSKLKSLYPREHILIVSNSAGTDDDKHHAQAQTLEENTGVSVLRHSVKKPGCLDEIKQYFAKQNIKPSEIVIVGDRLFTDMVMANMMGSWGCWISEGVQLSNKIFPKLERDLYSRLVSSRKDNPWTPPTPQTTNETQPGI, from the exons ATGGCCCCATCACTCAACCTTAGTGCAACCTTGAACGTTTCCAGATTACTATACAACCCTGGTTTGTGTCTTCCTCACAttactttcaaatcatttgacCAATTGACTTTGCCATTTCAAATACCTGGTCATTCAAATGTAAAGATAAAGGGAGTTGTGTTGGACAAAGATAATTGCTTTGCGAAGGACCATGACGACAAAGTGTGGCCAGCGTATGAC TCAACATGGCTGAAACTCAAATCACTTTATCCACGAGAGCATATTCTCATAGTAAGTAATTCTGCTGGAACCGATGATGATAAACACCATGCCCAAGCACAAACTTTAGAGGAAAACACTGGTGTAAGCGTACTTCGTCACTCAGTCAAGAAACCAGGTTGTTTAGacgaaatcaaacaatacTTTGCcaaacaaaacatcaaaCCTAGTGAAATAGTTATTGTTGGAGATCGTTTGTTCACTGATATGGTAATGGCGAATATGATGGGAAGTTGGGGTTGTTGGATAAGCGAAGGCGTACAATTGAGTAACAAGATTTTTCCTAAATTGGAGAGGGATTTGTATCTGAGACTAGTGTCGAGTAGAAAGGACAACCCATGGACTCCACCAACTCCTCAGACTACAAACGAAACTCAACCAGGCATATGA